A stretch of the Synechocystis sp. PCC 7338 genome encodes the following:
- the cas8a1 gene encoding type I-MYXAN CRISPR-associated Cas8a1/Cmx1, which produces MTTMILSLFNPNSLLPHRAGVAGLALALSGLDEKDAPLQWEVTDDEVRLSWECTDKEAIQWLMSQTYQIKDGFIAIPFLKLDEQSLYIFTNGLTSTFLQYQKQRKFDSNTQSKSFKIDENQPEVRLDNYRPVLSCYYTGDFKEAFNTRGNFKKEIPLKSHHLPGLIEDFSNGAYKESPENYLALLFLPIACQYYQLPGYLSALVIPAVMNLPAWVNRRKVARGKTAQKLTPYGEFRANGAGESALRFLLQEKLIEDSQEFRVNYCEVYRLGKQPWDGNQSYLKQEVYRVHVTDQVLELYQNAWQLFPAVVRKTQDKDGEKTWLAASKVLPWIADNLIVNKRWYEGFFSFRKTNEIYERKGLTQMTNYLDPLEQTFFDAIKGGFSTYLHGQIEQANKQGRKLDYPQVTKKIIYLLQRPNTQLEFAGAVVDFLSRNPNKAARGAGPEIYQWLHRDRHWKQARDLALLAIATYEGKNKQGETEVPEEILDQAIPDTESESGLELELA; this is translated from the coding sequence ATGACAACAATGATTCTTTCTCTCTTTAATCCCAATAGTTTATTACCCCATCGGGCTGGCGTTGCCGGTTTAGCATTAGCGTTATCTGGCCTTGACGAAAAAGATGCTCCCTTACAGTGGGAAGTCACCGACGATGAAGTGCGACTCAGTTGGGAATGTACCGATAAAGAAGCTATTCAGTGGCTAATGTCACAAACTTATCAAATCAAGGATGGTTTTATTGCCATACCCTTTCTAAAATTAGATGAACAGAGTTTATACATTTTCACCAATGGATTGACTTCAACATTTTTGCAATATCAGAAACAACGTAAATTTGATTCAAATACTCAATCAAAGAGTTTTAAGATAGATGAGAATCAGCCAGAAGTTCGCTTAGATAATTACCGACCCGTTTTAAGTTGTTATTACACTGGAGATTTTAAAGAGGCATTTAATACCAGAGGTAATTTTAAAAAAGAAATTCCCTTAAAAAGTCATCATTTACCCGGCCTTATTGAAGATTTTAGTAACGGAGCTTATAAAGAATCACCTGAAAATTACTTGGCTTTATTATTTCTTCCCATTGCCTGTCAATACTACCAATTGCCGGGTTATTTATCCGCGTTAGTTATTCCTGCCGTTATGAATTTGCCCGCCTGGGTTAACCGTCGTAAAGTTGCTCGAGGTAAGACCGCACAAAAACTGACTCCCTATGGAGAGTTTCGAGCCAATGGTGCTGGAGAATCTGCCTTACGATTTCTTTTACAGGAGAAACTCATTGAAGACTCCCAAGAGTTTCGTGTGAACTACTGTGAGGTTTATCGCCTAGGCAAGCAACCCTGGGATGGCAATCAATCTTATTTAAAACAGGAGGTTTATCGAGTTCATGTCACTGATCAAGTGTTGGAGCTATATCAAAATGCTTGGCAATTATTTCCTGCTGTTGTCCGTAAAACTCAAGACAAAGATGGGGAGAAAACTTGGTTAGCCGCTTCCAAAGTCTTGCCGTGGATTGCGGATAACTTAATTGTCAATAAACGCTGGTATGAGGGCTTTTTTTCATTCCGTAAAACCAATGAAATTTATGAACGTAAAGGATTAACTCAAATGACCAATTATCTTGACCCGCTTGAACAGACTTTTTTTGATGCGATTAAAGGAGGATTTAGCACTTATTTACACGGACAAATTGAACAAGCAAATAAACAAGGACGTAAATTAGATTACCCACAAGTTACTAAAAAGATAATCTATCTTTTGCAACGCCCCAACACACAACTTGAATTTGCTGGTGCAGTAGTGGATTTTCTCAGTCGGAATCCCAATAAAGCGGCCCGTGGTGCTGGCCCTGAAATTTACCAATGGCTACACCGCGATCGCCACTGGAAACAAGCTCGTGATCTAGCACTACTGGCGATCGCCACCTATGAGGGCAAAAACAAGCAGGGGGAAACGGAAGTTCCTGAAGAAATTCTGGATCAGGCTATCCCAGATACCGAATCTGAAAGCGGTCTTGAACTAGAGCTTGCCTAG
- the cas7i gene encoding type I-B CRISPR-associated protein Cas7/Cst2/DevR, giving the protein MTQHLFANIVTPTAVAANNRGEGDGSTLSTLQKITRGIDQYTTVSAEAIRWAYREYFQQHHGDTTNRSFDPDADRYEFKTEVFNAEQYIDDDLFGYMDAKKGSDNKDATTKRRGALEISRAISLDPYWGDIAFGSKGGEKNKTSIHQTEVHCTAYQYTLAVTPSHLKKIERAEYLLEAIAAIRHVGGNHSRFLYEFRPESIVLRVTEDPSPWIMGCFERVGDSIGCAKLVRLVEVGDIPASELIVGGEIVQTPYSDQLKKLGVTVQGGVKSAIAEAKKHLSIVVP; this is encoded by the coding sequence ATGACCCAGCATCTTTTTGCCAATATCGTGACCCCCACTGCTGTTGCCGCCAATAATCGGGGTGAAGGAGATGGGAGTACCCTGTCAACACTCCAAAAAATCACCCGTGGTATTGACCAGTACACAACAGTGAGTGCTGAAGCTATCCGCTGGGCTTATCGGGAATATTTCCAGCAGCATCATGGGGACACAACGAATCGCAGTTTTGATCCAGATGCCGATAGGTATGAATTTAAAACCGAAGTCTTCAATGCCGAGCAGTACATTGATGATGATCTATTTGGTTATATGGATGCCAAAAAAGGTTCAGATAATAAAGATGCAACCACCAAGCGCCGGGGAGCTTTGGAAATTAGCCGAGCTATTAGTCTTGATCCCTATTGGGGCGATATTGCGTTTGGTTCTAAAGGTGGCGAAAAAAATAAGACTTCTATCCATCAAACAGAGGTTCACTGTACTGCCTATCAATATACGTTGGCTGTTACCCCTTCCCACCTGAAAAAGATCGAACGGGCTGAGTATTTATTGGAGGCGATCGCCGCTATTCGCCATGTGGGGGGTAATCATTCCCGTTTTCTCTATGAATTTCGGCCAGAATCCATTGTTTTGCGGGTTACAGAAGATCCGAGTCCCTGGATTATGGGCTGTTTTGAACGGGTAGGAGATTCTATTGGTTGTGCTAAATTAGTTCGCTTAGTTGAAGTGGGTGATATTCCTGCGTCAGAATTAATTGTGGGCGGGGAAATCGTGCAAACGCCCTACAGTGACCAACTTAAAAAGCTCGGTGTTACCGTACAGGGAGGAGTTAAGTCGGCGATCGCCGAAGCGAAAAAGCATCTCTCCATCGTAGTTCCCTAA
- a CDS encoding type II toxin-antitoxin system RelE/ParE family toxin, which produces MNPYRIEVLKSAQKSFSKLPKDIQARIVQKIDNLAINPYPTDTKKLKNGNGLFRVRVGDYRIIYKVQDNELVILIVKVAHRREVYD; this is translated from the coding sequence ATGAATCCCTATCGTATTGAAGTCCTGAAATCAGCTCAAAAGTCATTCTCTAAACTCCCGAAGGACATTCAGGCTCGGATAGTTCAAAAAATTGATAACTTAGCTATTAATCCTTATCCTACTGATACTAAAAAATTAAAAAATGGCAATGGACTTTTTCGCGTTCGTGTTGGTGATTATCGCATTATCTACAAAGTTCAAGATAACGAATTGGTCATCTTAATTGTAAAAGTTGCCCATCGTCGAGAAGTTTATGATTAA
- the cas5 gene encoding CRISPR-associated protein Cas5 produces MINLFYLDCPCTNFPRSFARDYKETYLYPPPSTVYGFLLSLVGEENLTAHLGVKIAIGLIGDPPPISRIVRKQRHHKFSKQRLGSYPSSKFSKPNHQELLTDLKVALKVDSSGEKSKITLADRVAIAVSTPEEITRFGGLSLGESWAMVNGIRPYRPEDGDIRWLMKDNRGLIGLPVWIDRKTTQGTFQRFTLEKMQEFRDAAWITIKANH; encoded by the coding sequence ATGATTAATCTCTTTTATCTGGATTGTCCCTGCACAAATTTTCCTCGGAGTTTTGCCAGGGATTATAAAGAAACATATCTTTATCCGCCCCCTTCCACGGTTTATGGTTTTCTCCTATCTTTAGTTGGGGAAGAAAATTTAACTGCCCATTTGGGCGTAAAGATCGCCATTGGCTTGATTGGTGATCCTCCACCTATTTCAAGAATTGTTCGTAAGCAACGTCACCACAAGTTTAGTAAACAACGCTTGGGAAGTTATCCGAGTAGTAAATTTTCCAAGCCAAATCATCAGGAATTACTCACTGATTTGAAGGTCGCTCTCAAAGTTGATTCTTCAGGCGAGAAATCTAAAATTACTCTAGCCGACCGGGTGGCGATCGCCGTCTCTACACCGGAAGAAATTACCCGTTTTGGGGGCCTGTCCCTCGGGGAATCCTGGGCAATGGTGAATGGAATTCGTCCCTATCGACCAGAAGATGGCGATATTAGATGGCTGATGAAAGATAATCGTGGTCTCATTGGTTTGCCGGTTTGGATTGATCGAAAAACAACTCAGGGGACATTCCAGCGGTTTACTCTGGAGAAAATGCAAGAATTTCGTGATGCGGCTTGGATCACGATTAAAGCTAATCATTAA
- a CDS encoding type I-MYXAN CRISPR-associated endonuclease Cas4/Cas1 yields the protein MYTLKPQETQQITEDTLRVCSLHAYAYCPRLFYLEEVEELYTQDAAVFAGRRLHEEIDNKENEEWLDLYLEDELLGLRGRVDALKTRNGETIPYEHKRGRCYRDENKQPQAWESDRLQILAYCYLLEVSLGITVAEGRIRYHADNVLVHIPFDQAAKCSVETAIQEAKALRRSPYRPAVTNNEHLCTRCSLAAVCLPEEARLAHNKEWHPTRLFPQDNEREVIHILEPGTRVGRTGEQLKITRRDQPIEKLSVQQVSQVVLHSFSQLSTQALHFLSYKDVGIHFISGGGRYVGSLDTRQGSIQRRIHQYQALTQPDFTLSLAKKLVYCRGESQRKFLMRGKRNRQESLPIVEQAIDQIKAVVRLVQNSESLASLLGYEGNIAALYFAALPELLTEDVSENLRFAGRNRRPPKDRFNALLSFGYSLLIKDVMNAILTVGLEPAFGFYHQPRTQAPPLALDLMEVFRVPLVDMTIISSLNRGQWHESEDFDIRGQQVWLSESGRRKFIEIYEARKSEKWKHPATGYSLTYRRLFELEVRLLEKEWSGEAGLFGRLILR from the coding sequence ATGTACACATTAAAACCACAAGAAACTCAACAAATTACGGAAGATACCCTCCGAGTTTGTTCTCTTCATGCTTATGCTTATTGTCCTCGTCTTTTTTATCTAGAAGAAGTAGAGGAACTCTACACTCAAGATGCCGCTGTCTTTGCTGGTCGGCGCTTACATGAAGAGATTGACAATAAAGAGAATGAAGAATGGTTAGATCTTTACCTGGAAGATGAACTATTGGGTCTACGGGGTCGGGTAGATGCCCTCAAAACTCGCAATGGGGAAACGATTCCCTATGAGCATAAACGGGGACGTTGTTACCGGGATGAAAATAAGCAGCCCCAAGCCTGGGAAAGTGATCGCCTACAGATTTTGGCTTACTGTTACCTTTTAGAGGTGTCGTTAGGCATCACTGTAGCTGAGGGGCGAATTCGTTACCATGCGGACAATGTTTTAGTTCATATTCCCTTTGACCAAGCAGCAAAATGTTCGGTAGAGACGGCCATTCAAGAAGCTAAAGCTCTGCGGCGATCGCCCTATCGTCCAGCCGTAACCAACAACGAACATCTTTGTACCCGTTGTTCTCTGGCAGCGGTGTGTTTACCGGAGGAAGCCCGTCTTGCTCATAATAAAGAATGGCATCCGACCCGGTTATTTCCCCAGGATAATGAGCGCGAAGTTATTCATATTTTGGAACCGGGAACCCGTGTTGGTCGTACCGGGGAACAACTCAAAATTACACGGCGCGATCAACCAATTGAAAAATTATCGGTGCAACAAGTTAGTCAGGTGGTACTTCATAGCTTTTCCCAGCTTTCTACCCAAGCTCTGCATTTTCTTTCTTACAAAGATGTTGGTATCCACTTCATTTCTGGGGGAGGGCGTTATGTGGGTAGTTTAGATACTCGTCAAGGTAGTATTCAAAGACGTATTCATCAATATCAGGCGTTAACTCAGCCAGATTTTACTCTCAGTTTGGCAAAAAAATTAGTTTATTGTCGCGGTGAAAGTCAACGAAAATTTTTGATGCGAGGCAAGCGTAATCGGCAAGAATCGCTTCCAATAGTGGAACAAGCAATCGACCAAATTAAGGCGGTTGTGCGTCTTGTTCAAAATTCTGAATCTTTAGCGTCTTTATTAGGGTATGAAGGCAACATTGCCGCATTATATTTTGCCGCTTTACCTGAACTTCTCACAGAAGATGTTTCTGAAAATCTTCGTTTTGCGGGTCGTAATCGTCGCCCTCCCAAGGATCGATTCAACGCTCTACTCAGTTTTGGCTATTCGTTACTGATTAAGGATGTGATGAATGCCATTTTGACGGTGGGACTTGAACCTGCTTTTGGTTTCTACCATCAGCCACGAACCCAAGCGCCGCCCTTGGCTTTGGATTTGATGGAAGTATTTCGAGTGCCATTAGTTGATATGACAATTATTAGTTCTCTGAATCGGGGTCAATGGCATGAGTCGGAAGATTTTGATATTCGAGGCCAACAGGTTTGGCTATCTGAATCGGGACGACGTAAGTTTATTGAAATCTATGAGGCCCGTAAGTCAGAAAAGTGGAAACATCCTGCCACAGGCTATTCCCTAACCTACCGCCGTTTATTTGAGTTGGAAGTGCGTCTACTCGAAAAAGAATGGTCGGGGGAAGCCGGTCTCTTTGGTCGTTTGATTTTACGCTAG
- the cas2 gene encoding CRISPR-associated endonuclease Cas2, whose product MAELKNWYLICYDIRCPKRWRKAYKLLEGYGDRLQYSIFRCWLSQRMREKLRWELEKILTLDDDLILIRLSAQCVKDLPKYNRQNTWILEGGGFRVI is encoded by the coding sequence ATGGCAGAACTCAAAAATTGGTATTTAATTTGTTATGACATCCGTTGTCCTAAACGCTGGCGTAAAGCTTACAAACTACTTGAGGGGTATGGCGATCGCCTACAATACTCAATTTTTCGCTGTTGGCTTAGTCAACGAATGCGTGAAAAGTTGCGCTGGGAGTTGGAAAAGATTCTGACTCTGGATGATGACCTAATTTTAATTAGGCTGTCAGCTCAATGTGTCAAGGATTTACCAAAATATAATCGCCAAAATACTTGGATACTAGAAGGGGGTGGCTTTCGGGTCATTTGA
- a CDS encoding PIN domain nuclease gives MLLIDTSVWISVFRDRTRQVRQQLETLIGDRGVFLARFTQLELLQGSLNEKEWMLLSTYLEIQDYVELTNDSWQKAARIFYDLRRQGLTVRSPIDCCIAQVALENDLLLVHNDRDFETIAQVRLLQHFPFQS, from the coding sequence ATGCTACTGATTGATACTTCTGTGTGGATCAGTGTCTTCCGCGACCGCACACGCCAAGTCCGTCAACAACTCGAAACACTAATTGGCGATCGTGGTGTTTTTCTAGCACGTTTCACTCAGCTTGAACTGCTTCAGGGGAGTTTGAATGAAAAAGAGTGGATGCTTCTTTCCACCTATCTTGAAATTCAGGACTACGTGGAACTGACAAATGATTCCTGGCAAAAGGCAGCGCGAATTTTCTATGATTTGCGTCGTCAGGGGCTAACGGTTCGCAGTCCAATTGATTGCTGTATCGCTCAAGTTGCTTTGGAGAATGATTTACTGTTGGTTCACAATGATCGCGATTTTGAGACGATTGCCCAGGTGCGTTTACTCCAACACTTCCCATTTCAGTCTTGA
- a CDS encoding type II toxin-antitoxin system VapB family antitoxin — translation MQITINLDDSLLNKAFRLTHLSTKEELLNLALEEFVRSRRKKNLLDLAGQIQFAEDFDHKDLRQTRHATD, via the coding sequence ATGCAAATCACTATTAACCTAGACGATTCCCTCCTTAACAAGGCTTTTCGACTTACCCATCTTTCGACTAAGGAAGAACTGCTTAACCTTGCCCTAGAAGAATTTGTGCGATCACGCCGCAAGAAAAACCTGCTCGATCTCGCAGGGCAAATTCAGTTTGCCGAGGATTTCGACCACAAAGACCTGCGCCAGACTCGTCATGCTACTGATTGA